The Teredinibacter sp. KSP-S5-2 genomic interval TACAAAAGCACAGATTTCAGGACATGATTCGGGTATCATTTGCCGACTTTAACTCTTAATAACGACAGAATTTTAAAAGCAGTGGGAGTAACAGGTGTTTGAGATTTTATCTTCCGGTGGCTGGTTAATGTTACCGATCATTTTATGTTCAGTTGCGGTAATCGGTATTTCATTTGAACGTTATTGGACTCTCAATCCAGCCAAGATCGCACCCAAACATCAGTTGGGACAGGTTTGGGCTTGGATTCAGAGTAATGAGCTGGATAGCGAAAAGCTGAAAAAGCTGCGTCGTTCATCCAAGTTGGGCTTCATCCTTTCTGCCGGATTGAGTAATTCCCGTCACGGGCGAGAAGTGATGAAAGACAGTATTGAAGAGGCCGCAAGTAGTGTGGTGCACGATATGGAACGTTTCCTTGGGGCACTGGGTACGATCGCGGCTATCGCACCGTTGCTCGGTTTGTTGGGAACCGTGATCGGTATGATCAAAGTGTTCACTGCACTGAATCTGGAGGGTGCGGGTAATGCGGCGGTATTGGCTGGAGGGATTTCCGAAGCTCTGGTGACTACAGCTGCAGGTTTGTGTGTTGCGATTCCGGCCATGATTACTCACCGTTTCTTTGTTCGTCGAGTGGATTCTCTGGTGGTGACCATGGAACAGGAAGCCGTAAAGCTGGTGGATGCTTTACACAGTGAAAGACGTGTCGACCTGAAAGCGGGGTAGTCCATGCAATTTCGTCGTCAGGTAAAAGCGGAAGAGAGCGTGAACCTCACGCCTCTGATTGATGTGGTCTTTTTACTACTGATCTTTTTTATGGTCTCCACGACCTTTACCAAAGAGACGCATCTAAAAGTAGATCTGCCCGAAGCGGTTGGCGATAAGCAACCCGCTGCGGCCTCAAAAATCGAAGTGGTGGTTGGCCCTCAGGGTGGTTATGCCATTAATGGAAAATCTCTGGTAAATAGCCAGGTGGATACGCTGCGTCGTGCAGTCGAAGAGTTGTCATCCGGGGACAATAGTATTCCGTTTATTATTACCGGTGATTCAAAAGCACCGTATCAGTCTGTGGTCACGGTTATGGACCTTGCAGGACAAATGGGATTTGCCAAGTTAAGCATGACAACACGTATGCCTTCGGACAGTGAAGACAGTGGTGAAAAATAATTGGTATGTCATTCAGATCCGCAATAGAAAAACGTTGGTACGCTAAAAAGCCGGGAGTATTAAGCGCGCTTGCCCCCCTGGAGTTTCTCTACGAAGGCGTGAGCCGTATACGACGAGCCCGGTTAGAGAGCAAGCAAACGCCATTAAGTGTGCCAGTTGTGGTGGTCGGTAATATTACGGTTGGCGGCACAGGTAAAACACCGTTAATTATTGCGCTGATCAAACATCTGCAAAAAAATGGTTTTCACCCCGGCGTAGTGTCTCGCGGTTATGGTCGAAATAGTCAATACGAAAACAGTGTTCACTGTGTCGGTTCATTATCGACTCCGGCCGAAGCTGGGGACGAACCTATTTTGATTTTTCATCAGACCAGTTGCCCTGTGGCAGTTGCGGATGATCGTCTTGATGCAGCACAGAGATTAATCGAGAATTTCTCCTGTGATGTTATTCTGAGTGATGACGGCTTACAGCATTACCGCTTGCCGAGAGATATGGAAATTGCCGTCATTGATGGACGACGTACATTTGGTAACGAGCACTTATTACCTGTAGGCCCTTTGCGTGAGCCGGTTGAGCGCTTAAATGAAGTGGATTGCATTATCGTGAATGGTGATGTGAGTAAACTCACGGTGGGCAGTCTGGTTAAAAAATCTGTTCAGGTTGCAGTTAAACCTGTTGGTTTGTGTGATGTTAAATCGTCAACGCGTTTACCCATTGATGCTATCTCTGATGCCCAAGACCCGATTGCGATTTCAGGTATTGGTAATCCGGATAAGTTTTTTTCCACGCTAAAAGGTTTATCCGTTAAGTTTGAAACTCAGGTGTTTGACGATCACCATAATTATGTTTTGGACGATATCACCCAATTTGTTGGTCGTGACGTCATTATGACTTCGAAAGATGCGGTTAAAATCCAACAGTTAATAAAAGAAAATCCGAATAATGACAAGCTGACAAATACGGGCTTATGGTATTTGGATATTCAATTGGATATCCCCGACGCTTTTCTGGATGCCTTTGTCAATTCTGTTCGAAAACTTTTTCAACAGAAAAAAACTGCAATAAAAAAATAAAATTCCTTGCTTATGAAGTACACCGTTATTATTCCTGCACGTTTTCAGTCGTCCCGGTTGCCTGGCAAACCTCTGGCAGATATCGCCGGCAAACCGATGATTCAACGTGTATATGAAAGTGCCAGCGCCAGTGATGCAGAACAAATTATTGTGGCCACGGATAATCAAAAAGTATTCGATACTGTCAAAGGTTTTGGTGGTGAAGTCTGTATGACATCGGAAACTCATGAGTCTGGAACCGATAGACTGCAGGAAGTGGCGGCGCAATATCATTTCGATGAAGAACATATCGTGGTGAATGTGCAAGGGGATGAACCGCTCATTCCTGCGGCGGTTATTAATCAAGTGGCCCGAAATCTTGATTCAAACCCTGATGTTAGCGCCGCAACTTTGTCTGAATCTATTACCAATAAAACAGTGTTGTTTGATCCAAACTGCGTAAAAGTTGTTGCAGATAAAAATGGCCGTGCCTGCTATTTTTCCCGTGCGCCGATTCCCTGGGTTCGGGATGCCTTTGCCGAAGGCGCAGAATCATTACCGGACAGTCCATTATTTCAGCGGCATATTGGTATATATGCTTATCGTGTTGGAATGCTAAATCGATTCGTTCAATGGCCTATTGGTGGTTTGGAAAGTCTGGAAAAATTAGAGCAGCTGCGCATTCTTGAAAATGGTGAAAACATTCATGTTCAGGAAGCTTGCGAAGTGGTACCTGGTGGTGTGGATACACCAGAAGATTTAATTCGAATTCAAGCCGAGTTTGGTGTGTAGTGGTATGCAGAAAATACACGTACTATTTGTTTGTTTAGGTAATATATGCCGCTCGCCTACGGCCCATGGCGTTTTTCAGCAATTGGTTGATGACAGTGGTTTAACAGATTATTTTGATATTGATTCTGCTGGTACATCGGGCTGGCATATTGGTAAAAAACCGGACTCCAGAACAATGGTTGCAGCCAAAAAACGAGGCTATGATTTATCTGCCCTTCGTGGTCGTCAAGTCGACGTTGATGATTTTGAAAAATACGATTACATTTTGGCGATGGACGAAAGCAATCTAAAGGACTTACAAGTATTACAGCCTTCCCATTATTCTGGTGTATTAACCCTTTTTCTTAATTACTTTCCTGAAAGCAGTTATAACGAAGTTCCAGACCCTTATTATGGTGGTGATAAAGGCTTTGATACGGTTTTGGATTTGGTAGAGGCCGCTTCTCAAGGCTTGTTGACAACAATTCGTAACGAGAAAAATCTTTAATGCAATTTGTTGCGGATGTTGATTTAACTACTAAAAACACGCTGGCTGTTCCGTCCCGTTGTGATTGGTTTTGTGCACCTGAAAATATGGATGATATTTTTGAGGCCATTGGCTGGGCAAAAAAGCGCGCACAAAAAATCAATATATTAGGTGGGGGCAGTAATCTGTTACTCGCAGAAAAAATTTCCGGCCTCGTTATTCAGCCGAAAATAAAAGGCATTGATATTCTTGCGGAAGAATATGGGGATGTGCTTATTCGGGTAGGGGCTGGGGAGATTTGGGAAGACTTGGTGAATTGGGCAGAGCAAAATAGCCTGTCTGGTATTGAAAACCTGACTTTGATTCCTGGTACTGTCGGTGCAGCACCTATTCAGAATATTGGTGCATACGGTTGTGAATTAAAAGATGTTTTTGAGCAACTGACGGCAATTAATCTTGAGTCGGGTGCCGTGGATATCTTTGATCGCGAAGGATGCAGATTTGCATATCGTGAAAGTATTTTTAAACGAGAGTTGGATCAGAAGTATATTATCACTCATGTTGTTCTTCGTTTGAGTCGATCTCCGAAGCTAAACCTGTCATATCCAGCGTTAGCAAATGCTTTTGTTGACAGGGATATTTCGCAGATTGGGTCAAAAGAGGTGTTATCTGCGATAAGGCAGATACGGCAAACTAAGCTGCCTGACCCGAAGGTAATTCCTAATGCTGGTAGTTTCTTTCAAAACCCGGTAATTAGTCAGTTGCAGTATGAACAGTTAAAGGCCGAATACCCGTTAATGCCTTGTTACCACCAACCGAATCGGCAGGTTAAAATACCAGCTGGTTGGTTGATTGAGCAGGCAGGTTGGCGCGGAAGGCAAAAAAATGGAATTAAAATCCACGAAAGGCAGGCGTTGGTTCTCACAAATCCAGAAGGCTGCTCGGTCGATGTTATTTATTCTGTTGCCAGGCAAATACAGTCAGATGTTCAAGGGTTATTCTCGATTCATTTAGACATCGAGCCTAGGTATATATCCTAAAAAGTGGGTTTTATCCTCTTTACGAATACGCTTTATCCCACATGCTTCGGGATAAGTTATTCCGATCTATACTAGAAAAGTATGTTTATTACCAATTAATAATGTAATATTAAAGTTTCAACTCGATTGGAAGAAATCGAGATCAAACAATTATAAAAACAATATTTAAAAAAACATCTCACAGGTAGAGGTAATCTAGTGACTAACATACTTGTCGCTGACGATCACGATTTAGTACGGATGGGCATCGTTCGCATGCTATCCGACGTGGACGGCTTCAATGTTGTCGGAGAGGCAAAAACGGGCGAGGAAGCCGTTAATCTGGCAAGGGAGCTTAAACCGTGCATCGTCTTAATGGACGTAAAAATGCCCGGAATAGGTGGCTTAGAGGCCACACGAAAAGTATTGAATGCCAGTGATAAAACTAAGGTTATTGCTGTCACCGCACTTTCTGACGAAATGTTCCCCGAGCGTCTTATGAAAGCGGGGGCATCTGGCTACGTGACTAAGGGCGCCGGCTTTGACGAAATAATTGATGCGATTAAAACGGTGTTGGCAGGCAAACTCTATATGAGTTCGGAGATTGCACAGCAGCTAGCGCTGAAGAACTTTTCCGGTACCAAAAGCGAAGCGTCACCCTTTGAAATGCTGTCCGAAAGAGAGCTGCAAACGGCGATCATGATCGCTAATGGCCAGAAGGTACAACAAATTGCTGATTCATTTTGCGTCAGTCCGAAAACAGTAAACAGTTATCGATATCGTATTTTCGATAAGCTTAAAATTAACTCTGACGTTGAGCTGGCGCTCTTGGCGGTCAAATATAAAATTCTGGATGTAGAAAATTTGTCTTAGATGGCACCAACACGAGCTGACATAGCATTCGACTCTGAATCCTTCCTTAAAAATCTTACCAAGCAGCCTGGCGTATATCAGATGTACGACCAGGCTGGCGATATTTTGTACGTTGGTAAAGCAAAAAACCTGAAGAACAGGGTGTCCAGTTATTTTCGCAGTTCTGGCTTAAACGCCAAGACGCAGGCCTTGGTAAAACGGATTCATTCCATTGAGATTACCGTTGCTCCCAGCGAAGCGGAAGCTTTGGTGCTTGAACATAACTTGATCAAAAGTCAAAAGCCTCCATTCAATATTTTACTTCGCGACGATAAATCCTTCCCCTATATTTTCATGTCTGAAGGTGAAGATTATCCAAGATTGGCGTTTCACCGTGGTGCCAAGCGGAAAAAAGGTAAGTACTTCGGGCCGTTTCCCAACGCCGGTGCGGTGCGAGACAGTTTGAATTTTTTGCAAAAGACTTTTGGTGTTCGTCAGTGTGAAGACAGTGTTTATCAAAACCGAACGCGTCCTTGTCTCTTGTACCAAATCAACCGTTGCTCTGGTCCTTGTGTCGAAAAAATTAGTCAGGAGGACTACCACAGCGATCTGGAAAATACGCGTTTGTTTCTGGAGGGAAAAAGCGATCAACTGCATCAACGTCTGGTGCAGAAAATGGAAAAGGCTTCTGATAACCTGAATTTTGAAAAGGCTGCGGTGTATCGCGACCAGATTACGGCTCTGAGGCAGGTTCAGGCCCAGCAGGTAATTGAAGCCGGTGGTGGGAATATGGACGTTATTACGGCCTACTCAGAGGCAGGGCTATCCTGCGTTCATCTGCTTTATGTTCGACATGGTCGAATAATTGGCAGCAAAAGCTATTTTCCAAAAGATAAGTTATCCAGTAGTGAGGCGGAAGTATTGAGCGCATTTGTTGCTCATCATTATTTGGGGCATTCAGCAATGGATACGCCGCCCAATATTGTCTTAGGGTATGATCTGGAAGACCGTACCTCCCTAGAAGAGGCGATTTCCAAATCCTTGGATAGGCCAGTAAAAATTACATCGAATGTTCGAACGTACAAAGCAAAATGGCTGGCGATGGCGAATGAAGCGGCGCGTCAGAACTTGAAAAACTTGCTGAACAACAGGCAAACTCTTCTCGATCGTTTCGAATCTTTGCAGGATGCCTTGGACTTGGACGACATGCCTGGTCGTATTGAGTGTTTTGATATCAGCCACAGCAGTGGTGAAAACACGGTCGCGAGTTGTGTGGTATTCGACATTAATGGTGCAGTGAAGTCGGACTATCGTCGGTTTAATATTGAAGGTATTACCGGTGGTGATGATTATGCCGCTATGAAGCAGGCGATCACCCGACGATATACACGTTTGCAGAAGGAAGCCAAACCATTACCGGAAGTGTTATTTATCGACGGTGGGCGAGGACAGCTAAACATGGCAAAGTCAGTGCTCGATGAACTCGGTATTGCAGATATTCTGACCATAGGCATTGCCAAAGGGGTAACGCGGAAGCCGGGAATGGAAACCCTGATCTTTACGGATGGCCAGGAAAAACATCTGGAAGGAGACCACAGTGGCTTACACCTTATCCAGCAAATTCGTGATGAAGCCCATAGATTTGCCATTACAGGGCATAAACAACAACGAGATCGTAAAAGAAAAACCTCAACGTTGGAACAAATTCCCGGTGTTGGAGCCAAAAGACGACGAGAACTCTTAAAACACTTCGGCGGTTTGCAGGAAGTGATGAAGGCTAATGCTGATGATCTCACAAAAGTTAATGGTATTAGTAAAAAAATGGCTATGGATATTTACAGCGCACTTCACAGTGAGTAACGTGCGCGTTCAGAAATGCTAAAGGTAGATCCCCCCCGAATGTTTAACATCGCAAACCAACTTACATTAGTGAGAATATTCTTCATTCCGTTGCTTGTGGTGATTTATTACTCAGACCTTCAATATCGTTACTTCTTATGCGGAGCCTTATTTGGCCTAGCCGGTATCACCGACTACCTGGATGGCCATATTGCGCGAAAATATGACTTGGCGACGCCGTTTGGCGCCTTTCTTGACCCTGTAGCAGACAAACTAATGGTGGCGGTGGCTTTGGCATTGTTAATCGAAAGCTATCACGATGTCTGGTTTACCTTGCCGGCAATCGTCATCATAAGCCGAGAGATTGTGATCTCGGCCCTCAGAGAGTGGATGGCTGAACTTGGGAAGAGAGCGAGCGTCTCGGTGTCCATGATCGGTAAAGTGAAAACCACATTGCAAATAATCGCAATTGTTGTCCTGCTGACGTTTGAATCGGATAGCTACCCACTTTTCAGTCAGGCTGGTTACGTAGCACTCTACCTTGCTGCAATTTTAACCTTGTGGTCGATGATGGTGTATCTGAAAGCCGCATGGCCGACCCTATCTGGGAAAAATTAGTTCTTTTTCAGTGATTTAGCAAAAATAGA includes:
- a CDS encoding MotA/TolQ/ExbB proton channel family protein, coding for MFEILSSGGWLMLPIILCSVAVIGISFERYWTLNPAKIAPKHQLGQVWAWIQSNELDSEKLKKLRRSSKLGFILSAGLSNSRHGREVMKDSIEEAASSVVHDMERFLGALGTIAAIAPLLGLLGTVIGMIKVFTALNLEGAGNAAVLAGGISEALVTTAAGLCVAIPAMITHRFFVRRVDSLVVTMEQEAVKLVDALHSERRVDLKAG
- a CDS encoding biopolymer transporter ExbD, with the translated sequence MQFRRQVKAEESVNLTPLIDVVFLLLIFFMVSTTFTKETHLKVDLPEAVGDKQPAAASKIEVVVGPQGGYAINGKSLVNSQVDTLRRAVEELSSGDNSIPFIITGDSKAPYQSVVTVMDLAGQMGFAKLSMTTRMPSDSEDSGEK
- the lpxK gene encoding tetraacyldisaccharide 4'-kinase; its protein translation is MSFRSAIEKRWYAKKPGVLSALAPLEFLYEGVSRIRRARLESKQTPLSVPVVVVGNITVGGTGKTPLIIALIKHLQKNGFHPGVVSRGYGRNSQYENSVHCVGSLSTPAEAGDEPILIFHQTSCPVAVADDRLDAAQRLIENFSCDVILSDDGLQHYRLPRDMEIAVIDGRRTFGNEHLLPVGPLREPVERLNEVDCIIVNGDVSKLTVGSLVKKSVQVAVKPVGLCDVKSSTRLPIDAISDAQDPIAISGIGNPDKFFSTLKGLSVKFETQVFDDHHNYVLDDITQFVGRDVIMTSKDAVKIQQLIKENPNNDKLTNTGLWYLDIQLDIPDAFLDAFVNSVRKLFQQKKTAIKK
- the kdsB gene encoding 3-deoxy-manno-octulosonate cytidylyltransferase, which codes for MKYTVIIPARFQSSRLPGKPLADIAGKPMIQRVYESASASDAEQIIVATDNQKVFDTVKGFGGEVCMTSETHESGTDRLQEVAAQYHFDEEHIVVNVQGDEPLIPAAVINQVARNLDSNPDVSAATLSESITNKTVLFDPNCVKVVADKNGRACYFSRAPIPWVRDAFAEGAESLPDSPLFQRHIGIYAYRVGMLNRFVQWPIGGLESLEKLEQLRILENGENIHVQEACEVVPGGVDTPEDLIRIQAEFGV
- a CDS encoding low molecular weight protein-tyrosine-phosphatase; translation: MQKIHVLFVCLGNICRSPTAHGVFQQLVDDSGLTDYFDIDSAGTSGWHIGKKPDSRTMVAAKKRGYDLSALRGRQVDVDDFEKYDYILAMDESNLKDLQVLQPSHYSGVLTLFLNYFPESSYNEVPDPYYGGDKGFDTVLDLVEAASQGLLTTIRNEKNL
- the murB gene encoding UDP-N-acetylmuramate dehydrogenase encodes the protein MQFVADVDLTTKNTLAVPSRCDWFCAPENMDDIFEAIGWAKKRAQKINILGGGSNLLLAEKISGLVIQPKIKGIDILAEEYGDVLIRVGAGEIWEDLVNWAEQNSLSGIENLTLIPGTVGAAPIQNIGAYGCELKDVFEQLTAINLESGAVDIFDREGCRFAYRESIFKRELDQKYIITHVVLRLSRSPKLNLSYPALANAFVDRDISQIGSKEVLSAIRQIRQTKLPDPKVIPNAGSFFQNPVISQLQYEQLKAEYPLMPCYHQPNRQVKIPAGWLIEQAGWRGRQKNGIKIHERQALVLTNPEGCSVDVIYSVARQIQSDVQGLFSIHLDIEPRYIS
- the uvrY gene encoding UvrY/SirA/GacA family response regulator transcription factor — protein: MTNILVADDHDLVRMGIVRMLSDVDGFNVVGEAKTGEEAVNLARELKPCIVLMDVKMPGIGGLEATRKVLNASDKTKVIAVTALSDEMFPERLMKAGASGYVTKGAGFDEIIDAIKTVLAGKLYMSSEIAQQLALKNFSGTKSEASPFEMLSERELQTAIMIANGQKVQQIADSFCVSPKTVNSYRYRIFDKLKINSDVELALLAVKYKILDVENLS
- the uvrC gene encoding excinuclease ABC subunit UvrC, with product MAPTRADIAFDSESFLKNLTKQPGVYQMYDQAGDILYVGKAKNLKNRVSSYFRSSGLNAKTQALVKRIHSIEITVAPSEAEALVLEHNLIKSQKPPFNILLRDDKSFPYIFMSEGEDYPRLAFHRGAKRKKGKYFGPFPNAGAVRDSLNFLQKTFGVRQCEDSVYQNRTRPCLLYQINRCSGPCVEKISQEDYHSDLENTRLFLEGKSDQLHQRLVQKMEKASDNLNFEKAAVYRDQITALRQVQAQQVIEAGGGNMDVITAYSEAGLSCVHLLYVRHGRIIGSKSYFPKDKLSSSEAEVLSAFVAHHYLGHSAMDTPPNIVLGYDLEDRTSLEEAISKSLDRPVKITSNVRTYKAKWLAMANEAARQNLKNLLNNRQTLLDRFESLQDALDLDDMPGRIECFDISHSSGENTVASCVVFDINGAVKSDYRRFNIEGITGGDDYAAMKQAITRRYTRLQKEAKPLPEVLFIDGGRGQLNMAKSVLDELGIADILTIGIAKGVTRKPGMETLIFTDGQEKHLEGDHSGLHLIQQIRDEAHRFAITGHKQQRDRKRKTSTLEQIPGVGAKRRRELLKHFGGLQEVMKANADDLTKVNGISKKMAMDIYSALHSE
- the pgsA gene encoding CDP-diacylglycerol--glycerol-3-phosphate 3-phosphatidyltransferase, which gives rise to MFNIANQLTLVRIFFIPLLVVIYYSDLQYRYFLCGALFGLAGITDYLDGHIARKYDLATPFGAFLDPVADKLMVAVALALLIESYHDVWFTLPAIVIISREIVISALREWMAELGKRASVSVSMIGKVKTTLQIIAIVVLLTFESDSYPLFSQAGYVALYLAAILTLWSMMVYLKAAWPTLSGKN